A stretch of Gopherus evgoodei ecotype Sinaloan lineage chromosome 12, rGopEvg1_v1.p, whole genome shotgun sequence DNA encodes these proteins:
- the POP4 gene encoding ribonuclease P protein subunit p29 isoform X2 produces the protein MRLACVGRRDKAPREAVGLPGADPPPAATHARSCRSRALTQHLDFIGVIYSKLPPQAAKLLDLQPQGSQEAEAFVSAFLKRSMPRLKDEAIQDMLTRKAVVLEHSLRRRTKEKRKKTKGFSAKQRREMRLFEVKPEQQKYELFLPLHELWKQYIRDLCNGLRPDAQPQMIQTKLLKADLHGAIVTVTKSKCPSYVGITGIILQEMKHIFKIITKEDKLKVIPKLNNVFSLELDGFISHIYGSKFQLRASERSAKKFKAKGTIDL, from the exons ATGCGCTTGGCTTGTGTTGGCCGAAGGGACAAAGCCCCCAGAGAGGCTGTTGGGCTGCCG GGTgcagacccacccccagctgctaCGCATGCGCGTTCCTGTCGAAGTCGGGCTTTGACGCAGCATCTTGATTTCATCG GTGTGATTTATAGTAAGCTACCGCCGCAGGCTGCAAAGCTGCTGGATCTCCAG CCTCAAGGATCACAAGAAGCTGAAGCTTTtgtaagtgcttttctgaagCGTAGTATGCCACGACTGAAAGATGAAGCCATCCAGGATATGCTAACCCGAAAAGCGGTAGTTCTTGAGCATAGTCTGAGAAGAAGgacaaaggaaaaaaggaagaaaacaaaaggattTTCTGCCAAGCAGAGGAGAGAAATGCGGCTCTTTGAAGTTAAACCAGAACAACAAAA ATATGAGTTATTTCTACCATTACATGAACTCTGGAAACAATACATCAGGGATCTGTGTAATGGGCTCAGACCAGATGC acaaccACAGATGATTCAGACCAAATTGCTAAAAGCTGATCTCCATGGAGCTATTGTTACAG taacTAAATCAAAATGTCCCTCTTATGTTGGGATCACAGGAATTATTCTACAGGAAATGAAGCATATTTTCAAAATTATCACTAAAGAAGATAAATTAAAAG TTATTCCCAAGCTTAACAATGTATTTAGCCTGGAGCTTGATGGCTTTATTTCCCACATCTATGGTAGCAAGTTCCAGCTAAGAGCAAGTGAGCGTTCTGCAAAGAAGTTCAAAGCAAAAGGAACTATTGACCTATGA
- the POP4 gene encoding ribonuclease P protein subunit p29 isoform X3 encodes MRLACVGRRDKAPREAVGLPGADPPPAATHARSCRSRALTQHLDFIGRSRKCCLVTKMERVIYSKLPPQAAKLLDLQPQGSQEAEAFVSAFLKRSMPRLKDEAIQDMLTRKAVVLEHSLRRRTKEKRKKTKGFSAKQRREMRLFEVKPEQQKYELFLPLHELWKQYIRDLCNGLRPDAQPQMIQTKLLKADLHGAIVTGIILQEMKHIFKIITKEDKLKVIPKLNNVFSLELDGFISHIYGSKFQLRASERSAKKFKAKGTIDL; translated from the exons ATGCGCTTGGCTTGTGTTGGCCGAAGGGACAAAGCCCCCAGAGAGGCTGTTGGGCTGCCG GGTgcagacccacccccagctgctaCGCATGCGCGTTCCTGTCGAAGTCGGGCTTTGACGCAGCATCTTGATTTCATCGGTAGGAGCCGGAAGTGCTGCCTAGTTACCAAGATGGAGC GTGTGATTTATAGTAAGCTACCGCCGCAGGCTGCAAAGCTGCTGGATCTCCAG CCTCAAGGATCACAAGAAGCTGAAGCTTTtgtaagtgcttttctgaagCGTAGTATGCCACGACTGAAAGATGAAGCCATCCAGGATATGCTAACCCGAAAAGCGGTAGTTCTTGAGCATAGTCTGAGAAGAAGgacaaaggaaaaaaggaagaaaacaaaaggattTTCTGCCAAGCAGAGGAGAGAAATGCGGCTCTTTGAAGTTAAACCAGAACAACAAAA ATATGAGTTATTTCTACCATTACATGAACTCTGGAAACAATACATCAGGGATCTGTGTAATGGGCTCAGACCAGATGC acaaccACAGATGATTCAGACCAAATTGCTAAAAGCTGATCTCCATGGAGCTATTGTTACAG GAATTATTCTACAGGAAATGAAGCATATTTTCAAAATTATCACTAAAGAAGATAAATTAAAAG TTATTCCCAAGCTTAACAATGTATTTAGCCTGGAGCTTGATGGCTTTATTTCCCACATCTATGGTAGCAAGTTCCAGCTAAGAGCAAGTGAGCGTTCTGCAAAGAAGTTCAAAGCAAAAGGAACTATTGACCTATGA
- the POP4 gene encoding ribonuclease P protein subunit p29 isoform X1, with amino-acid sequence MRLACVGRRDKAPREAVGLPGADPPPAATHARSCRSRALTQHLDFIGRSRKCCLVTKMERVIYSKLPPQAAKLLDLQPQGSQEAEAFVSAFLKRSMPRLKDEAIQDMLTRKAVVLEHSLRRRTKEKRKKTKGFSAKQRREMRLFEVKPEQQKYELFLPLHELWKQYIRDLCNGLRPDAQPQMIQTKLLKADLHGAIVTVTKSKCPSYVGITGIILQEMKHIFKIITKEDKLKVIPKLNNVFSLELDGFISHIYGSKFQLRASERSAKKFKAKGTIDL; translated from the exons ATGCGCTTGGCTTGTGTTGGCCGAAGGGACAAAGCCCCCAGAGAGGCTGTTGGGCTGCCG GGTgcagacccacccccagctgctaCGCATGCGCGTTCCTGTCGAAGTCGGGCTTTGACGCAGCATCTTGATTTCATCGGTAGGAGCCGGAAGTGCTGCCTAGTTACCAAGATGGAGC GTGTGATTTATAGTAAGCTACCGCCGCAGGCTGCAAAGCTGCTGGATCTCCAG CCTCAAGGATCACAAGAAGCTGAAGCTTTtgtaagtgcttttctgaagCGTAGTATGCCACGACTGAAAGATGAAGCCATCCAGGATATGCTAACCCGAAAAGCGGTAGTTCTTGAGCATAGTCTGAGAAGAAGgacaaaggaaaaaaggaagaaaacaaaaggattTTCTGCCAAGCAGAGGAGAGAAATGCGGCTCTTTGAAGTTAAACCAGAACAACAAAA ATATGAGTTATTTCTACCATTACATGAACTCTGGAAACAATACATCAGGGATCTGTGTAATGGGCTCAGACCAGATGC acaaccACAGATGATTCAGACCAAATTGCTAAAAGCTGATCTCCATGGAGCTATTGTTACAG taacTAAATCAAAATGTCCCTCTTATGTTGGGATCACAGGAATTATTCTACAGGAAATGAAGCATATTTTCAAAATTATCACTAAAGAAGATAAATTAAAAG TTATTCCCAAGCTTAACAATGTATTTAGCCTGGAGCTTGATGGCTTTATTTCCCACATCTATGGTAGCAAGTTCCAGCTAAGAGCAAGTGAGCGTTCTGCAAAGAAGTTCAAAGCAAAAGGAACTATTGACCTATGA